A genomic window from Leishmania panamensis strain MHOM/PA/94/PSC-1 chromosome 5 sequence includes:
- a CDS encoding NADH-ubiquinone oxidoreductase, mitochondrial, putative (TriTrypDB/GeneDB-style sysID: LpmP.05.0980), translating into MRQGFLRPSAALMERVHGQLRDQDRIFTNLYEDFGTGINAAERRGDWYRTKDILLKGHDWVVNEIKASGLRGRGGAGFPSGLKWSFMPKKKQDDRPSYIVVNCDESEPGTCKDREIMRHEPHKLVEGALVAGFAMRARYGYIYIRGEFYNEWRSVDNAIHEAYEKGYLGKNACGSGWDFDLYTYRGAGAYICGEETAMIASIEGGQGKPRLKPPFPANVGLYGCPTTVTNCETVAVSPTIIRRGPQWFAQFGRKGNAGTKLFCISGHVNRPCTVEEEMSIPLQELIERHAGGVRGGWDNLLCVIPGGSSCPLIPKHICDNILMDYDALKEAQTGLGTAAVIVMDKSTDVINAIERLSQFYMHESCGQCTPCREGSPWLDKMMKRFVHGNAKKEEIYTLWDVSKQMEGRSICALGTAAAWPVQGLIRHFRPLMEERIDRFWEANPHWGKSGSPWRRWKTHRYYTLQKGDRLNWDGKIVRNWN; encoded by the coding sequence ATGCGCCAGGGATTTCTCCGCCCATCCGCGGCGCTCATGGAGCGCGTGCACGGCCAGCTCCGGGATCAGGACCGTATTTTTACAAACCTGTACGAGGACTTCGGCACCGGCATCAACGCAGCGGAGCGCCGTGGTGACTGGTACCGCACCAAGGACATCCTCCTCAAAGGCCATGACTGGGTAGTCAACGAGATCAAGGCAAGCGGCCTTcgtggccgtggcggtgccggcttCCCGTCGGGGCTGAAGTGGTCCTTCATGCCTAAGAAGAAGCAGGATGACCGCCCGAGCTACATTGTGGTGAACTGCGATGAGTCGGAGCCTGGCACGTGCAAGGATCGTGAGATCATGCGCCACGAGCCGCACAAGTTGGTGGAGGGAGCACTGGTGGCAGGCTTTGCGATGCGGGCCCGCTACGGTTACATCTACATCCGCGGTGAGTTCTATAACGAGTGGCGCTCGGTCGATAATGCGATCCACGAGGCGTACGAGAAGGGCTACCTCGGCAAGAACGCGTGCGGTAGCGGCTGGGACTTTGACCTCTACACCTaccgcggcgccggcgcgtACATTTGCGGCGAGGAGACAGCGATGATCGCCAGTATAGAGGGTGGGCAGGGAAAGCCCCGCCTGAAGCCGCCGTTCCCGGCGAACGTCGGCCTCTACGGGTGCCCGACAACGGTAACGAACTGCGAGACGGTGGCAGTGTCACCAACCATCATCCGGCGCGGCCCGCAGTGGTTCGCACAGTTCGGTCGCAAGGGCAACGCCGGCACGAAGCTTTTTTGCATTTCCGGCCACGTGAACCGCCCGTGCACAGTGGAGGAAGAAATGAGCATCCCTCTGCAGGAGCTGATCGAGCGACACGCCGGCGGGGTGCGTGGCGGCTGGGACAACCTGCTTTGCGTCATCCCCGGCGGCTCCTCATGCCCGCTCATCCCAAAGCACATCTGCGACAACATCCTGATGGACTACGACGCGCTCAAGGAAGCGCAGACCGGTctcggcacagcagcggtgattGTCATGGACAAGTCAACCGACGTGATCAATGCGATTGAGCGGCTGTCGCAGTTCTACATGCACGAGTCGTGTGGCCAGTGCACGCCGTGCCGCGAGGGCAGCCCGTGGCTGGACAAGATGATGAAGCGCTTTGTCCACGGGAACGCCAAAAAGGAGGAGATCTACACCTTGTGGGACGTGTCGAAACAGATGGAGGGTCGCTCCATCTGTGCGCTCgggacggcagcggcatggCCGGTGCAGGGGCTCATTCGCCACTTCAGACCCCTCATGGAGGAACGCATCGACCGCTTCTGGGAGGCGAACCCACATTGGGGCAAGTCCGGCTCACCGTGGCGCCGCTGGAAGACGCATCGCTACTACACACTGCAGAAGGGCGATCGTCTCAACTGGGACGGCAAGATTGTGCGCAACTGGAACTAG
- a CDS encoding methyltransferase-like protein (TriTrypDB/GeneDB-style sysID: LpmP.05.1010) gives MSLCVRESARCGIEMMKKYVAVFASSASLTDFRLPEFQFVAATLHIPITLLNDKISWVSGGADTFWFSVFESPASRSELRALAERCALLRGIYTLFETTPTLEDLYACLEKRHGSAPGSVGPSLASSPTTDAAAFVGEDEMTHLTSSTYSYQVETIGKKYSADAKRAVVEAVLQRVPRAGEVEWRQPERAYYIFLQHAVENALPGAKGWISNGPLLRVFHCCLCVESSRSALLATYDLRKRPYIGTTSMPPEESLVMVNMSGVCRSHYVYDPFCGTGSLLIAAAHYGARTFGSDADGRAMRAGTEKGKTSPQIQQQRRLALAAYQEEQLCVLTEEERVWPSMITNFKVYHLPLPDRARMNFSSWPKTWHTCALRLGSGGIFDSIITDPPYGLREPRKKVETTASMEADRNNPTKQQVVTFSAYPINEVVLDLVLFAATHLVIGGHLTFWHPTTDHYTDDELPSHPSLRVVCNIAQRVSLKMVRRLIVLRKVAPVPTPPPSRESCAAKKSPDDLRVLMDATELPDNEDYMHYRAKRERKRQAAHEYKAAAESSSSSSSPNPTTSEHVDTDRGKGNRRGRKRGQLDGQDKIVANRQRNIELREAKQAASHLANAAHKTVDHSRA, from the coding sequence atgtctctctgtgtgcgagAAAGCGCGAGGTGCGGAATCGAAATGATGAAAAAGTACGTGGCAGTCTTTGCCTCCTCGGCGAGTCTCACTGACTTTCGGTTGCCAGAGTTCCAGTTTGTGGCCGCCACGCTACACATCCCCATCACGTTGCTGAACGACAAGATCTCATGGGTTTCAGGCGGCGCCGATACTTTCTGGTTCAGCGTCTTCGAGTCGCCGGCGAGCCGTTCCGAGCTCAGGGCCCTCGCGGAGCGttgcgcgctgctgcgcgggaTTTACACGCTCTTTGAGACCACCCCTACACTGGAGGACCTCTACGCGTGTCTTGAAAAACGCCACGGTAGTGCGCCAGGATCTGTAGGCCCATCGctggcctcctcccccaccaccgatgccgccgcctttGTCGGCGAGGACGAGATGACGCACCTTACGAGCTCGACATACTCCTACCAGGTGGAGACGATAGGCAAGAAGTACTCCGCGGACGCCAAGcgtgcggtggtggaggcggtacTGCAGCGTGTGCCGCGTGCTGGTGAGGTCGAGTGGCGACAGCCAGAGCGCGCCTACTACATATTCCTTCAGCATGCCGTCGAGAACGCGCTGCCTGGAGCGAAAGGGTGGATATCGAAtgggccgctgctgcgtgtcttccactgctgcctctgcgtgGAATCCAGCCGCAGTGCGCTGCTCGCCACGTACGACCTGCGAAAGCGGCCCTACAtcggcaccacctccatgCCACCGGAGGAGTCGCTCGTGATGGTGAACATGTCAGGCGTGTGTCGCAGTCACTACGTGTACGACCCGTTctgcggcaccggcagcttgctcatcgcggcggcgcactACGGCGCCAGGACCTTCGGCTCCGACGCCGATGGGCGGGCGATGCGGGCCGGtacagagaaggggaagacgAGCCCACAgatacagcagcagcgccgcttggCGCTCGCGGCCTaccaggaggagcagctctgTGTCTTGACGGAGGAGGAACGTGTGTGGCCGAGCATGATCACAAACTTTAAGGTATACCACCTCCCACTGCCTGACAGGGCTCGCATGAACTTCTCTTCGTGGCCGAAGACGTGGCACACCTGCGCCCTGCGTCTCGGCTCCGGGGGCATCTTCGACAGCATCATCACGGACCCTCCGTACGGTCTACGCGAGCCACGTAAGAAGGTGGAAACGACGGCTTCCATGGAAGCAGATAGAAACAACCCCACCAAGCAGCAGGTTGTCACTTTTTCCGCCTACCCCATCAacgaggtggtgctggaTCTCGTCCTGTTCGCCGCCACACACCTCGTCATCGGAGGCCATCTCACCTTCTGGCACCCCACCACCGATCACTACACCGACGACGAGCTGCCCAGTCACCCGTCCCTGCGCGTTGTGTGCAATATCGCGCAGCGGGTGTCGCTCAAGATGGTGCGCCGTCTCATCGTTCTACGGAAGGTCGCGCCGGTGCCGACTCCGCCACCGTCACGCGAATCCTGCGCTGCGAAGAAGTCCCCAGATGACCTGCGCGTGCTCATGGACGCGACGGAGCTGCCAGACAACGAGGACTACATGCACTACCGCGCCAAGCGCGAGCGGAAGCGCCAGGCAGCGCATGAGTacaaggcggcagcagagtcctcctcctcctcctcctcccccaacCCTACCACAAGTGAGCACGTCGACACCGACCGCGGGAAAGGCAACCGACGTGGTCGCAAGCGCGGCCAACTGGACGGGCAGGATAAGATTGTGGCGAACCGCCAGCGCAACATCGAGCTGCGGGAGGCGAAGCAGGCGGCCTCGCACCTCGCCAATGCAGCGCACAAGACGGTCGACCACAGTCGAGCGTGA
- a CDS encoding hypothetical protein (TriTrypDB/GeneDB-style sysID: LpmP.05.1000), translating to MDTEAANERSAPKDGLCGAAMLSDPTDNAEGEGENDEMCQVLIPPNANMGPDDEEVCGVCLEPPAPGCFVELWCCGNILCVVDAQQLGKCPFCREEPLVWSITK from the coding sequence ATGGATACCGAGGCAGCGAATGAACGTTCGGCGCCCAAGGACGGCctctgcggtgctgccatGCTGAGCGATCCGACCGACAACGCagagggcgagggcgagAACGACGAGATGTGCCAGGTGTTAATCCCGCCGAACGCGAACATGGGCCCTGATGACGAGGAAGTCTGCGGTGTCTGTCTCGAACCCCCAGCGCCGGGCTGCTTTGTAGAACTGTGGTGTTGCGGCAATATCCTGTGCGTGGtggacgcgcagcagctgggcaAGTGCCCCTTCTGCCGCGAGGAGCCGCTGGTGTGGAGCATCACCAAGTGA
- a CDS encoding hypothetical protein (TriTrypDB/GeneDB-style sysID: LpmP.05.1020) — MICSFVRPTLLPYDQLFDLEGSCQFVADYVRYEPLYDPSVYDDEYDSTVEQLPQQIVSPATALDWQVGNCFEISLVLISLLIGAGFNAYIVVGTATKAVCLSDQKSTMWDGELPKEVNSDDEVEDDMPKNNPYMALIPEKLTLRLTTDPDPTPVSRMDSVMMNPDNYPKVTGTPNVRGGTVKPIHSWVLVLPGGRRCVSKAVFVEPSTGKLIPFSATDNRYTSVEALFNHHDYYVNMRPEAPVSSLSPDLADRNQWESLFSYANPSGDEVEGLAGTLSATRRAFTNDLAATMTTATMNMTEASDSRCRRMYIPNLWSNELILSRQQYESRYPGGYKEIMYVNAVVRSYAPYSQSDYRTLEVVVPDAEYAELHETHVFYAHRADKLRRATASPSPTPQSPSKESSILPSHSSLSLTKAPTGPRRMVKWYEKGRMHNTTVEGLRELIYEPGKQRTMKFYWRARSDGLYCRTELLYDANTVRKVKEFYKGRTDRLWYRSFSYGRPSTMREKNMHSLIVHGSKSGSTLREYPRLDPVRVSQKFQRDERVSASKDVAKTTFLRPASEGKSGGSNNTPSVGEMWVFFHYDAGSILRPYHMFAKPSSSVEEYIAASAAGKPVEPPVRVVSLPGEGPPSELDLYNERKWLSAGEATCLMEHRAKLDECMDILNTIEQDYKVQPVISVYDTLRNRPKETEAERARKLAEAARREESRKDYLAPYIAKLEMPADFDGNYLSVRLSVVQAKQVRDEALQELKERLIQRGHIMQSRMDKEKEEFNKRQQLYRKNCDASALEGDRDTEAFALYCKEATWRMKVLDDRLLQHIDYASEKYNQLARRLAEDSRLSALYHPSH; from the coding sequence ATGATCTGCTCGTTTGTGCGGCCAACGTTGCTACCATACGACCAGCTTTTTGACTTGGAGGGGTCTTGCCAGTTCGTGGCCGACTATGTGCGCTACGAGCCTCTCTACGATCCATCCGTTTACGACGACGAGTACGACAGTACAGTGGAACAACTCCCGCAGCAAATTGTCTCGCCCGCAACGGCGCTGGACTGGCAGGTTGGAAACTGTTTTGAAATATCCCTTGTGCTCATATCTCTTCTCATTGGGGCCGGCTTCAATGCTTACATCGTCGTCGGCACCGCGACCAAGGCTGTTTGCTTGTCCGATCAGAAGAGCACCATGTGGGACGGTGAGCTGCCCAAGGAGGTCAACTCCGATGATGAAGTGGAGGATGATATGCCCAAAAATAACCCGTATATGGCCTTGATTCCAGAGAAGCTGACGCTGCGGCTGACGACAGATCCCGACCCAACACCGGTCAGCAGGATGGACAGTGTCATGATGAATCCGGATAACTACCCCAAGGTCACTGGCACCCCAAacgtgcgcggcggcaccgtcaAGCCGATTCACTCCTGGGTGCTCGTTCTTCCTGGCGGCAGGCGGTGTGTCTCCAAGGCGGTCTTTGTGGAGCCGTCCACAGGGAAGCTGATACCCTTCTCTGCCACCGACAATCGGTACACCTCCGTTGAGGCGCTCTTCAACCACCATGACTATTACGTGAACATGCGACCTGAGGCTCCTGtgagctctctctcccccgaCTTAGCCGACCGAAACCAGTGGGAAAGCCTTTTTTCGTATGCGAATCCTAgcggcgacgaggtggagggcCTCGCGGGTACCTTATCGGCAACGCGACGTGCGTTCACAAACGACCTGGCCGCGACCATGACCACCGCCACAATGAATATGACCGAGGCATCTGACTCAAGGTGTCGGCGCATGTACATTCCCAATTTGTGGTCGAACGAGCTGATCCTGAGCCGGCAGCAGTACGAGAGTCGCTACCCCGGCGGATACAAGGAGATCATGTACGTCAACGCCGTGGTGCGCAGCTACGCACCCTACTCGCAGAGCGACTATCGAACTTTGGAGGTGGTAGTGCCAGACGCAGAGTACGCAGAGTTGCACGAGACACACGTCTTCTACGCCCACCGCGCCGACAAGCTCCGCCGCGCaactgcctctccctcacctACCCCACAGTCGCCTTCCAAGGAGTCCTCCATCTTACCCAGCCACTCGTCGCTATCGCTGACGAAGGCGCCTACTGGTCCTCGCAGGATGGTAAAGTGGTACGAGAAGGGCCGCATGCACAACACGACAGTCGAAGGGCTGCGGGAGCTCATCTACGAGCCTGGTAAGCAGCGTACCATGAAATTCTACTGGAGAGCGCGCAGCGACGGCCTGTACTGCCGCACGGAGCTGCTGTACGACGCGAATACGGTACGTAAGGTGAAGGAGTTTTACAAGGGTCGTACCGACCGGCTGTGGTACCGCAGCTTCAGCTACGGCCGTCCGTCCACGATGCGTGAAAAGAACATGCACAGCCTCATTGTGCACGGCTCTAAGAGCGGCTCAACATTGCGCGAGTACCCACGACTGGACCCGGTGCGCGTCAGTCAGAAGTTTCAGCGAGATGAGCGTGTGTCGGCAAGCAAGGACGTGGCCAAGACAACTTTCCTGCGTCCTGCGTCGGAGGGCaaaagcggcggcagcaacaacacccCTTCGGTGGGGGAGATGTGGGTCTTCTTTCATTACGACGCGGGCAGCATCCTCCGTCCATATCACATGTTCGCAAAGCCGTCGTCCTCAGTGGAGGAGTAcatcgccgcctccgcagcgggAAAGCCGGTAGAGCCGCCAGTGCGGGTGGTCTCGCTGCCCGGTGAGGGGCCGCCGAGCGAGCTCGACCTGTACAATGAGCGCAAGTGGCTGAGCGCTGGGGAAGCGACATGCTTGATGGAGCACCGGGCGAAGTTGGATGAGTGCATGGACATTCTCAATACCATCGAGCAGGACTACAAGGTGCAGCCTGTCATCAGTGTGTACGACACGCTGCGCAACAGGCCAAAGGAaacggaggcggagcgggcAAGAAAGCTTGCCGAGGCCGCCCGTCGTGAGGAGTCACGCAAGGACTACCTTGCCCCCTATATCGCCAAGCTCGAGATGCCGGCTGACTTCGACGGCAACTATCTCAGCGTCCGCTTATCGGTGGTGCAGGCAAAGCAGGTGAGAGACGAGGCACTGCAGGAACTGAAGGAACGGCTTATCCAGCGAGGTCACATTATGCAGAGTCGCATggacaaggaaaaggaggagttcaacaagcggcagcagctgtaccGCAAGAACTGCGATGCATCGGCGCTGGAGGGCGACAGGGACACTGAAGCCTTTGCCCTCTACTGCAAGGAGGCAACGTGGCGCATGAAGGTGCTGGATGACCGGCTGTTGCAGCACATCGATTATGCGAGTGAAAAGTACAATCAACTGGCTCGGCGACTCGCCGAAGACTCTCGTCTCTCCGCCTTGTACCACCCCAGCCACTAA
- a CDS encoding hypothetical protein (TriTrypDB/GeneDB-style sysID: LpmP.05.0990) has protein sequence MVVIKGGGQTYSVGNGRQMEWDEVPASFKEKMADQKEIEKCIDLRAKAQRCISDRGFWAPDCVNLTEAFHLCQSNELTRTELTQRRATE, from the coding sequence ATGGTCGTCATCAAGGGCGGCGGCCAGACGTACTCCGTCGGCAATGGCCGTCAGATGGAGTGGGATGAGGTGCCGGCGTCGTTCAAGGAGAAGATGGCAGACCAAAAGGAGATTGAGAAGTGCATCGATCTCAGAGCCAAGGCGCAACGCTGCATCAGCGATCGAGGCTTCTGGGCACCGGACTGCGTCAATCTCACCGAGGCCTTTCACCTCTGCCAGTCGAACGAGCTCACACGAACAGAGCTGACGCAGCGCAGGGCAACGGAATAG
- the MST-2 gene encoding 3-mercaptopyruvate sulfurtransferase (TriTrypDB/GeneDB-style sysID: LpmP.05.0970), which translates to MSAPAAAPKHPGKVFLDPSEVKDHLSEYRIVDCRYSLKIKNHGSIEYAKEHLKGAIRADVDTNLSKFVPGSTARHPLPPCSEFIDWCMANGMAGELPVLCYDDECGAMGGCRLWWMLNSLGAEAYVVNGGIQACRAAGLEMESGEPSSPPTPAAHWPYKTDFQYHYLMHEIPLNAIIIDARPADRFSTTVRPYALDKLPGHIEGARNLPYTSQLVMRGGGKVLRSEEETRHNIMTAIQGACATTDLSSCVFSCGSGITACMNIALVHHLGLGHPYLYCGSWSEYSGLFRPAIVRRVINDHGMCMQMQTPALGDNPKANLDTMTLKVDGAPCKSPDAEVRSAAVHLHSGEAATVYFKSGRVAMIEVPPPSN; encoded by the coding sequence ATGTcagctcccgctgctgcgccgaagCACCCAGGCAAGGTGTTCCTGGACCCGAGTGAAGTAAAGGACCACCTTTCCGAGTACCGCATCGTGGACTGCCGGTACAGCTTGAAGATAAAGAACCATGGCAGCATTGAGTACGCAAAGGAGCACCTCAAGGGCGCCATCCGCGCCGATGTGGACACAAACCTCTCCAAGTTCGTGCCTGGTAGTACCGCCCGGcacccgctgccgccctgtTCTGAGTTTATCGATTGGTGCATGGCGAACGGCATGGCGGGAGAGCTCCCGGTGCTCTGCTACGATGACGAGTGCGGCGCCATGGGCGGATGCCGCCTGTGGTGGATGCTGAACTCTCTTGGCGCCGAAGCGTACGTGGTCAACGGCGGCATCCAGGcctgcagagctgcagggCTGGAGATGGAGTCCGGCGAGCCCTCGTCGCCACCAAcgccagctgcgcactgGCCCTACAAGACGGACTTCCAGTATCACTACCTCATGCACGAGATCCCGCTCAATGCGATCATCATCGACGCGCGCCCCGCCGACCGCTTTTCCACGACGGTGCGGCCGTACGCCTTGGACAAGCTGCCAGGCCACATCGAAGGCGCGCGCAACCTCCCCTACACCTCGCAGCTCGTGATGCGCGGGGGTGgcaaggtgctgcgcagcgaggaggagaccCGCCACAACATCATGACCGCCATCCAAGGCGCGTGTGCCACAACTGATCTGTCGAGCTGCGTCTTctcctgcggcagcggcatcacagCCTGCATGAACATTGCACTGGTGCACCACCTTGGCCTTGGCCATCCGTACCTCTACTGCGGCTCCTGGTCCGAGTACAGCGGTCTTTTCCGCCCCGCCATAGTGCGCAGGGTCATCAATGACCACGGCATGTGCATGCAGATGCAAACCCCCGCCCTCGGTGACAACCCAAAGGCAAACCTCGACACCATGACGCTAAAAGTCGACGGCGCACCCTGCAAGAGCCCTGATGCGGAGGTGAGGAGCGCCGCTGTCCACCTTCACTCCGGCGAGGCAGCGACGGTGTACTTCAAGAGCGGCCGCGTCGCCATGATCGaggtgccgccaccgtcgaaCTAA
- a CDS encoding hypothetical protein (TriTrypDB/GeneDB-style sysID: LpmP.05.1030): MQCTFLKLSARRGGALAPSLFLHADSQQVRVSDAVKRVEAEEFAKNYQMKPMTDHQRSSFEYKSSAKGAEVGARNEAAFMNYEPFTPRTLSGRLVTPGDINLLTVSPLYCALLCITAATWGVFYWDMYCRKNYETVLIARPKAMQ, translated from the coding sequence ATGCAGTGCACTTTCCTTAAGCTCTCTGCtcgtcgcggcggtgccCTTGCCCCTAGCCTTTTCCTCCATGCCGACTCTCAGCAGGTGCGCGTGTCGGACGCTGTGAAGCGTGTAGAAGCAGAAGAGTTTGCGAAAAACTACCAAATGAAACCTATGACTGATCACCAACGCTCCTCATTCGAGTACAAGAGTAGTGCCAAGGGTGCGGAGGTTGGTGCCCGTAACGAGGCGGCGTTTATGAACTACGAGCCCTTCACTCCGAGGACCCTTTCGGGGCGCTTGGTGACTCCTGGCGATATCAATCTGTTGACCGTCTCACCGTTGTActgcgcgctgctctgcatCACTGCCGCTACATGGGGAGTTTTCTACTGGGATATGTATTGTCGCAAAAACTACGAAACAGTCCTTATTGCTAGGCCAAAGGCCATGCAGTAA